A genomic region of Cannabis sativa cultivar Pink pepper isolate KNU-18-1 chromosome 1, ASM2916894v1, whole genome shotgun sequence contains the following coding sequences:
- the LOC115707034 gene encoding nuclear transcription factor Y subunit A-3 isoform X11, producing the protein MQSLPKEDSGVHSVQSESQVFVGCSSWEDGSTESHAQQSSVSKSLSLNMGVSTQQFNNTKQLIFQFQDQDSSSTQSTGQSYSEGASMKGNLYGNDMISTLSGYNENQGKTMGSHIKQVSLMGNQDFVLPSQLEYSQPIAHIPYGYAEPYFGGLLAAAAYGPHAVVHNSQVVGLAPARVPLPLDLTEDEPPIYVNAKQYRAILRRRKFRAKLEAQNKFLKVRKPYLHESRHLHALKRARGSGGRFLNSKDVQESNHATTGHDLHSSSSARSHMNKEMMESEAQQLENYKDGSSTTSCSEVTSASNSDDIFQQQEFRFSGYPMHGHDVDSRRGVNQHHNSTCR; encoded by the exons ATGCAGAGTTTGCCTAAAGAAGATTCTGGTGTTCATTCCGTCCAGTCAGAATCACAAGTATTTGTTGGTTGTTCATCGTGGGAGGACGGTTCAACTGAGTCACATGCCCAACAGTCATCTGTATCCAAAAGTCTGAGCTTGAATATGGGAGTTTCAACACAACAATTTAACAACACCAAGCAATTGATTTTCCAATTTCAAGATCAAGATTCATCTTCAACTCAATCTACAGGTCAATCTTACTCTGAAGGAGCTAGTATGAAAGGGAACCTGTATGGAAATGACATGATTTCAACTTTATCAG GGTATAATGAAAATCAGGGGAAGACTATGGGAAGCCATATTAAACAAGTCTCATTAATGGGAAATCAAGACTTTGTCCTCCCTTCACAACTTGAGTATAGTCAACCAATT gcTCACATTCCATATGGCTATGCTGAGCCATACTTCGGTGGCTTACTGGCTGCTGCAGCATACGGGCCACATGCTGTG GTTCACAATTCCCAGGTTGTGGGGTTGGCTCCCGCCCGAGTGCCTTTGCCTCTTGATCTTACAGAGGATGAGCCGCCCATTTATGTCAATGCAAAACAATACCGTGCAATTTTAAGGAGGAGAAAGTTTCGAGCCAAGCTTGAAGCTCAGAACAAATTTCTCAAAGTTCGAAAG CCGTATCTTCACGAATCTAGGCACCTTCATGCACTGAAGAGAGCTAGAGGATCTGGCGGACGCTTTCTGAACTCAAAGGATGTCCAAGAATCAAATCATGCCACTACAGGACATGATCTTCATTCTTCCAGCTCTGCTCGAAGTCATATGAATAAAGAAATGATGGAATCCGAAGCTCAACAACTGGAGAACTACAAAGATGGTTCTTCTACCACCTCTTGCTCTGAAGTCACTAGTGCCTCTAACAGTGACGACATCTTTCAGCAGCAGGAGTTTCGGTTCTCTGGCTACCCTATGCATGGTCACGATGTTGATTCACGCAGGGGTGTGAACCAACATCACAACTCTACCTGTCGGTAA
- the LOC115707034 gene encoding nuclear transcription factor Y subunit A-3 isoform X4, with protein sequence MSDFKVYAVFGSWLPMSVHPKYKRMQSLPKEDSGVHSVQSESQVFVGCSSWEDGSTESHAQQSSVSKSLSLNMGVSTQQFNNTKQLIFQFQDQDSSSTQSTGQSYSEGASMKGNLYGNDMISTLSGYNENQGKTMGSHIKQVSLMGNQDFVLPSQLEYSQPIAHIPYGYAEPYFGGLLAAAAYGPHAVVHNSQVVGLAPARVPLPLDLTEDEPPIYVNAKQYRAILRRRKFRAKLEAQNKFLKVRKPYLHESRHLHALKRARGSGGRFLNSKDVQESNHATTGHDLHSSSSARSHMNKEMMESEAQQLENYKDGSSTTSCSEVTSASNSDDIFQQQEFRFSGYPMHGHDVDSRRGVNQHHNSTCR encoded by the exons ATGTCTGATTTTAAAG TTTATGCTGTGTTCGGTTCCTGGTTGCCAATGAGTGTTCATCCTAAATATAAG AGAATGCAGAGTTTGCCTAAAGAAGATTCTGGTGTTCATTCCGTCCAGTCAGAATCACAAGTATTTGTTGGTTGTTCATCGTGGGAGGACGGTTCAACTGAGTCACATGCCCAACAGTCATCTGTATCCAAAAGTCTGAGCTTGAATATGGGAGTTTCAACACAACAATTTAACAACACCAAGCAATTGATTTTCCAATTTCAAGATCAAGATTCATCTTCAACTCAATCTACAGGTCAATCTTACTCTGAAGGAGCTAGTATGAAAGGGAACCTGTATGGAAATGACATGATTTCAACTTTATCAG GGTATAATGAAAATCAGGGGAAGACTATGGGAAGCCATATTAAACAAGTCTCATTAATGGGAAATCAAGACTTTGTCCTCCCTTCACAACTTGAGTATAGTCAACCAATT gcTCACATTCCATATGGCTATGCTGAGCCATACTTCGGTGGCTTACTGGCTGCTGCAGCATACGGGCCACATGCTGTG GTTCACAATTCCCAGGTTGTGGGGTTGGCTCCCGCCCGAGTGCCTTTGCCTCTTGATCTTACAGAGGATGAGCCGCCCATTTATGTCAATGCAAAACAATACCGTGCAATTTTAAGGAGGAGAAAGTTTCGAGCCAAGCTTGAAGCTCAGAACAAATTTCTCAAAGTTCGAAAG CCGTATCTTCACGAATCTAGGCACCTTCATGCACTGAAGAGAGCTAGAGGATCTGGCGGACGCTTTCTGAACTCAAAGGATGTCCAAGAATCAAATCATGCCACTACAGGACATGATCTTCATTCTTCCAGCTCTGCTCGAAGTCATATGAATAAAGAAATGATGGAATCCGAAGCTCAACAACTGGAGAACTACAAAGATGGTTCTTCTACCACCTCTTGCTCTGAAGTCACTAGTGCCTCTAACAGTGACGACATCTTTCAGCAGCAGGAGTTTCGGTTCTCTGGCTACCCTATGCATGGTCACGATGTTGATTCACGCAGGGGTGTGAACCAACATCACAACTCTACCTGTCGGTAA
- the LOC115707034 gene encoding nuclear transcription factor Y subunit A-3 isoform X2 produces MFIRLHVEPLDVYAVFGSWLPMSVHPKYKSLPKEDSGVHSVQSESQVFVGCSSWEDGSTESHAQQSSVSKSLSLNMGVSTQQFNNTKQLIFQFQDQDSSSTQSTGQSYSEGASMKGNLYGNDMISTLSGYNENQGKTMGSHIKQVSLMGNQDFVLPSQLEYSQPIAHIPYGYAEPYFGGLLAAAAYGPHAVVHNSQVVGLAPARVPLPLDLTEDEPPIYVNAKQYRAILRRRKFRAKLEAQNKFLKVRKPYLHESRHLHALKRARGSGGRFLNSKDVQESNHATTGHDLHSSSSARSHMNKEMMESEAQQLENYKDGSSTTSCSEVTSASNSDDIFQQQEFRFSGYPMHGHDVDSRRGVNQHHNSTCR; encoded by the exons ATGTTTATAAGATTGCATGTGGAGCCTTTAGATG TTTATGCTGTGTTCGGTTCCTGGTTGCCAATGAGTGTTCATCCTAAATATAAG AGTTTGCCTAAAGAAGATTCTGGTGTTCATTCCGTCCAGTCAGAATCACAAGTATTTGTTGGTTGTTCATCGTGGGAGGACGGTTCAACTGAGTCACATGCCCAACAGTCATCTGTATCCAAAAGTCTGAGCTTGAATATGGGAGTTTCAACACAACAATTTAACAACACCAAGCAATTGATTTTCCAATTTCAAGATCAAGATTCATCTTCAACTCAATCTACAGGTCAATCTTACTCTGAAGGAGCTAGTATGAAAGGGAACCTGTATGGAAATGACATGATTTCAACTTTATCAG GGTATAATGAAAATCAGGGGAAGACTATGGGAAGCCATATTAAACAAGTCTCATTAATGGGAAATCAAGACTTTGTCCTCCCTTCACAACTTGAGTATAGTCAACCAATT gcTCACATTCCATATGGCTATGCTGAGCCATACTTCGGTGGCTTACTGGCTGCTGCAGCATACGGGCCACATGCTGTG GTTCACAATTCCCAGGTTGTGGGGTTGGCTCCCGCCCGAGTGCCTTTGCCTCTTGATCTTACAGAGGATGAGCCGCCCATTTATGTCAATGCAAAACAATACCGTGCAATTTTAAGGAGGAGAAAGTTTCGAGCCAAGCTTGAAGCTCAGAACAAATTTCTCAAAGTTCGAAAG CCGTATCTTCACGAATCTAGGCACCTTCATGCACTGAAGAGAGCTAGAGGATCTGGCGGACGCTTTCTGAACTCAAAGGATGTCCAAGAATCAAATCATGCCACTACAGGACATGATCTTCATTCTTCCAGCTCTGCTCGAAGTCATATGAATAAAGAAATGATGGAATCCGAAGCTCAACAACTGGAGAACTACAAAGATGGTTCTTCTACCACCTCTTGCTCTGAAGTCACTAGTGCCTCTAACAGTGACGACATCTTTCAGCAGCAGGAGTTTCGGTTCTCTGGCTACCCTATGCATGGTCACGATGTTGATTCACGCAGGGGTGTGAACCAACATCACAACTCTACCTGTCGGTAA
- the LOC115707034 gene encoding nuclear transcription factor Y subunit A-3 isoform X1: MFIRLHVEPLDVYAVFGSWLPMSVHPKYKRMQSLPKEDSGVHSVQSESQVFVGCSSWEDGSTESHAQQSSVSKSLSLNMGVSTQQFNNTKQLIFQFQDQDSSSTQSTGQSYSEGASMKGNLYGNDMISTLSGYNENQGKTMGSHIKQVSLMGNQDFVLPSQLEYSQPIAHIPYGYAEPYFGGLLAAAAYGPHAVVHNSQVVGLAPARVPLPLDLTEDEPPIYVNAKQYRAILRRRKFRAKLEAQNKFLKVRKPYLHESRHLHALKRARGSGGRFLNSKDVQESNHATTGHDLHSSSSARSHMNKEMMESEAQQLENYKDGSSTTSCSEVTSASNSDDIFQQQEFRFSGYPMHGHDVDSRRGVNQHHNSTCR, translated from the exons ATGTTTATAAGATTGCATGTGGAGCCTTTAGATG TTTATGCTGTGTTCGGTTCCTGGTTGCCAATGAGTGTTCATCCTAAATATAAG AGAATGCAGAGTTTGCCTAAAGAAGATTCTGGTGTTCATTCCGTCCAGTCAGAATCACAAGTATTTGTTGGTTGTTCATCGTGGGAGGACGGTTCAACTGAGTCACATGCCCAACAGTCATCTGTATCCAAAAGTCTGAGCTTGAATATGGGAGTTTCAACACAACAATTTAACAACACCAAGCAATTGATTTTCCAATTTCAAGATCAAGATTCATCTTCAACTCAATCTACAGGTCAATCTTACTCTGAAGGAGCTAGTATGAAAGGGAACCTGTATGGAAATGACATGATTTCAACTTTATCAG GGTATAATGAAAATCAGGGGAAGACTATGGGAAGCCATATTAAACAAGTCTCATTAATGGGAAATCAAGACTTTGTCCTCCCTTCACAACTTGAGTATAGTCAACCAATT gcTCACATTCCATATGGCTATGCTGAGCCATACTTCGGTGGCTTACTGGCTGCTGCAGCATACGGGCCACATGCTGTG GTTCACAATTCCCAGGTTGTGGGGTTGGCTCCCGCCCGAGTGCCTTTGCCTCTTGATCTTACAGAGGATGAGCCGCCCATTTATGTCAATGCAAAACAATACCGTGCAATTTTAAGGAGGAGAAAGTTTCGAGCCAAGCTTGAAGCTCAGAACAAATTTCTCAAAGTTCGAAAG CCGTATCTTCACGAATCTAGGCACCTTCATGCACTGAAGAGAGCTAGAGGATCTGGCGGACGCTTTCTGAACTCAAAGGATGTCCAAGAATCAAATCATGCCACTACAGGACATGATCTTCATTCTTCCAGCTCTGCTCGAAGTCATATGAATAAAGAAATGATGGAATCCGAAGCTCAACAACTGGAGAACTACAAAGATGGTTCTTCTACCACCTCTTGCTCTGAAGTCACTAGTGCCTCTAACAGTGACGACATCTTTCAGCAGCAGGAGTTTCGGTTCTCTGGCTACCCTATGCATGGTCACGATGTTGATTCACGCAGGGGTGTGAACCAACATCACAACTCTACCTGTCGGTAA
- the LOC115707034 gene encoding nuclear transcription factor Y subunit A-3 isoform X7: MFIRLHVEPLDVYAVFGSWLPMSVHPKYKSESQVFVGCSSWEDGSTESHAQQSSVSKSLSLNMGVSTQQFNNTKQLIFQFQDQDSSSTQSTGQSYSEGASMKGNLYGNDMISTLSGYNENQGKTMGSHIKQVSLMGNQDFVLPSQLEYSQPIAHIPYGYAEPYFGGLLAAAAYGPHAVVHNSQVVGLAPARVPLPLDLTEDEPPIYVNAKQYRAILRRRKFRAKLEAQNKFLKVRKPYLHESRHLHALKRARGSGGRFLNSKDVQESNHATTGHDLHSSSSARSHMNKEMMESEAQQLENYKDGSSTTSCSEVTSASNSDDIFQQQEFRFSGYPMHGHDVDSRRGVNQHHNSTCR; the protein is encoded by the exons ATGTTTATAAGATTGCATGTGGAGCCTTTAGATG TTTATGCTGTGTTCGGTTCCTGGTTGCCAATGAGTGTTCATCCTAAATATAAG TCAGAATCACAAGTATTTGTTGGTTGTTCATCGTGGGAGGACGGTTCAACTGAGTCACATGCCCAACAGTCATCTGTATCCAAAAGTCTGAGCTTGAATATGGGAGTTTCAACACAACAATTTAACAACACCAAGCAATTGATTTTCCAATTTCAAGATCAAGATTCATCTTCAACTCAATCTACAGGTCAATCTTACTCTGAAGGAGCTAGTATGAAAGGGAACCTGTATGGAAATGACATGATTTCAACTTTATCAG GGTATAATGAAAATCAGGGGAAGACTATGGGAAGCCATATTAAACAAGTCTCATTAATGGGAAATCAAGACTTTGTCCTCCCTTCACAACTTGAGTATAGTCAACCAATT gcTCACATTCCATATGGCTATGCTGAGCCATACTTCGGTGGCTTACTGGCTGCTGCAGCATACGGGCCACATGCTGTG GTTCACAATTCCCAGGTTGTGGGGTTGGCTCCCGCCCGAGTGCCTTTGCCTCTTGATCTTACAGAGGATGAGCCGCCCATTTATGTCAATGCAAAACAATACCGTGCAATTTTAAGGAGGAGAAAGTTTCGAGCCAAGCTTGAAGCTCAGAACAAATTTCTCAAAGTTCGAAAG CCGTATCTTCACGAATCTAGGCACCTTCATGCACTGAAGAGAGCTAGAGGATCTGGCGGACGCTTTCTGAACTCAAAGGATGTCCAAGAATCAAATCATGCCACTACAGGACATGATCTTCATTCTTCCAGCTCTGCTCGAAGTCATATGAATAAAGAAATGATGGAATCCGAAGCTCAACAACTGGAGAACTACAAAGATGGTTCTTCTACCACCTCTTGCTCTGAAGTCACTAGTGCCTCTAACAGTGACGACATCTTTCAGCAGCAGGAGTTTCGGTTCTCTGGCTACCCTATGCATGGTCACGATGTTGATTCACGCAGGGGTGTGAACCAACATCACAACTCTACCTGTCGGTAA
- the LOC115707034 gene encoding nuclear transcription factor Y subunit A-3 isoform X6 yields the protein MSDFKVYAVFGSWLPMSVHPKYKSLPKEDSGVHSVQSESQVFVGCSSWEDGSTESHAQQSSVSKSLSLNMGVSTQQFNNTKQLIFQFQDQDSSSTQSTGQSYSEGASMKGNLYGNDMISTLSGYNENQGKTMGSHIKQVSLMGNQDFVLPSQLEYSQPIAHIPYGYAEPYFGGLLAAAAYGPHAVVHNSQVVGLAPARVPLPLDLTEDEPPIYVNAKQYRAILRRRKFRAKLEAQNKFLKVRKPYLHESRHLHALKRARGSGGRFLNSKDVQESNHATTGHDLHSSSSARSHMNKEMMESEAQQLENYKDGSSTTSCSEVTSASNSDDIFQQQEFRFSGYPMHGHDVDSRRGVNQHHNSTCR from the exons ATGTCTGATTTTAAAG TTTATGCTGTGTTCGGTTCCTGGTTGCCAATGAGTGTTCATCCTAAATATAAG AGTTTGCCTAAAGAAGATTCTGGTGTTCATTCCGTCCAGTCAGAATCACAAGTATTTGTTGGTTGTTCATCGTGGGAGGACGGTTCAACTGAGTCACATGCCCAACAGTCATCTGTATCCAAAAGTCTGAGCTTGAATATGGGAGTTTCAACACAACAATTTAACAACACCAAGCAATTGATTTTCCAATTTCAAGATCAAGATTCATCTTCAACTCAATCTACAGGTCAATCTTACTCTGAAGGAGCTAGTATGAAAGGGAACCTGTATGGAAATGACATGATTTCAACTTTATCAG GGTATAATGAAAATCAGGGGAAGACTATGGGAAGCCATATTAAACAAGTCTCATTAATGGGAAATCAAGACTTTGTCCTCCCTTCACAACTTGAGTATAGTCAACCAATT gcTCACATTCCATATGGCTATGCTGAGCCATACTTCGGTGGCTTACTGGCTGCTGCAGCATACGGGCCACATGCTGTG GTTCACAATTCCCAGGTTGTGGGGTTGGCTCCCGCCCGAGTGCCTTTGCCTCTTGATCTTACAGAGGATGAGCCGCCCATTTATGTCAATGCAAAACAATACCGTGCAATTTTAAGGAGGAGAAAGTTTCGAGCCAAGCTTGAAGCTCAGAACAAATTTCTCAAAGTTCGAAAG CCGTATCTTCACGAATCTAGGCACCTTCATGCACTGAAGAGAGCTAGAGGATCTGGCGGACGCTTTCTGAACTCAAAGGATGTCCAAGAATCAAATCATGCCACTACAGGACATGATCTTCATTCTTCCAGCTCTGCTCGAAGTCATATGAATAAAGAAATGATGGAATCCGAAGCTCAACAACTGGAGAACTACAAAGATGGTTCTTCTACCACCTCTTGCTCTGAAGTCACTAGTGCCTCTAACAGTGACGACATCTTTCAGCAGCAGGAGTTTCGGTTCTCTGGCTACCCTATGCATGGTCACGATGTTGATTCACGCAGGGGTGTGAACCAACATCACAACTCTACCTGTCGGTAA
- the LOC115707034 gene encoding nuclear transcription factor Y subunit A-3 isoform X9: protein MSVHPKYKRMQSLPKEDSGVHSVQSESQVFVGCSSWEDGSTESHAQQSSVSKSLSLNMGVSTQQFNNTKQLIFQFQDQDSSSTQSTGQSYSEGASMKGNLYGNDMISTLSGYNENQGKTMGSHIKQVSLMGNQDFVLPSQLEYSQPIAHIPYGYAEPYFGGLLAAAAYGPHAVVHNSQVVGLAPARVPLPLDLTEDEPPIYVNAKQYRAILRRRKFRAKLEAQNKFLKVRKPYLHESRHLHALKRARGSGGRFLNSKDVQESNHATTGHDLHSSSSARSHMNKEMMESEAQQLENYKDGSSTTSCSEVTSASNSDDIFQQQEFRFSGYPMHGHDVDSRRGVNQHHNSTCR, encoded by the exons ATGAGTGTTCATCCTAAATATAAG AGAATGCAGAGTTTGCCTAAAGAAGATTCTGGTGTTCATTCCGTCCAGTCAGAATCACAAGTATTTGTTGGTTGTTCATCGTGGGAGGACGGTTCAACTGAGTCACATGCCCAACAGTCATCTGTATCCAAAAGTCTGAGCTTGAATATGGGAGTTTCAACACAACAATTTAACAACACCAAGCAATTGATTTTCCAATTTCAAGATCAAGATTCATCTTCAACTCAATCTACAGGTCAATCTTACTCTGAAGGAGCTAGTATGAAAGGGAACCTGTATGGAAATGACATGATTTCAACTTTATCAG GGTATAATGAAAATCAGGGGAAGACTATGGGAAGCCATATTAAACAAGTCTCATTAATGGGAAATCAAGACTTTGTCCTCCCTTCACAACTTGAGTATAGTCAACCAATT gcTCACATTCCATATGGCTATGCTGAGCCATACTTCGGTGGCTTACTGGCTGCTGCAGCATACGGGCCACATGCTGTG GTTCACAATTCCCAGGTTGTGGGGTTGGCTCCCGCCCGAGTGCCTTTGCCTCTTGATCTTACAGAGGATGAGCCGCCCATTTATGTCAATGCAAAACAATACCGTGCAATTTTAAGGAGGAGAAAGTTTCGAGCCAAGCTTGAAGCTCAGAACAAATTTCTCAAAGTTCGAAAG CCGTATCTTCACGAATCTAGGCACCTTCATGCACTGAAGAGAGCTAGAGGATCTGGCGGACGCTTTCTGAACTCAAAGGATGTCCAAGAATCAAATCATGCCACTACAGGACATGATCTTCATTCTTCCAGCTCTGCTCGAAGTCATATGAATAAAGAAATGATGGAATCCGAAGCTCAACAACTGGAGAACTACAAAGATGGTTCTTCTACCACCTCTTGCTCTGAAGTCACTAGTGCCTCTAACAGTGACGACATCTTTCAGCAGCAGGAGTTTCGGTTCTCTGGCTACCCTATGCATGGTCACGATGTTGATTCACGCAGGGGTGTGAACCAACATCACAACTCTACCTGTCGGTAA
- the LOC115707034 gene encoding nuclear transcription factor Y subunit A-3 isoform X8 — translation MFIRLHVEPLDVYAVFGSWLPMSVHPKYKSESQVFVGCSSWEDGSTESHAQQSSVSKSLSLNMGVSTQQFNNTKQLIFQFQDQDSSSTQSTGQSYSEGASMKGNLYGNDMISTLSGYNENQGKTMGSHIKQVSLMGNQDFVLPSQLEYSQPIAHIPYGYAEPYFGGLLAAAAYGPHAVVVGLAPARVPLPLDLTEDEPPIYVNAKQYRAILRRRKFRAKLEAQNKFLKVRKPYLHESRHLHALKRARGSGGRFLNSKDVQESNHATTGHDLHSSSSARSHMNKEMMESEAQQLENYKDGSSTTSCSEVTSASNSDDIFQQQEFRFSGYPMHGHDVDSRRGVNQHHNSTCR, via the exons ATGTTTATAAGATTGCATGTGGAGCCTTTAGATG TTTATGCTGTGTTCGGTTCCTGGTTGCCAATGAGTGTTCATCCTAAATATAAG TCAGAATCACAAGTATTTGTTGGTTGTTCATCGTGGGAGGACGGTTCAACTGAGTCACATGCCCAACAGTCATCTGTATCCAAAAGTCTGAGCTTGAATATGGGAGTTTCAACACAACAATTTAACAACACCAAGCAATTGATTTTCCAATTTCAAGATCAAGATTCATCTTCAACTCAATCTACAGGTCAATCTTACTCTGAAGGAGCTAGTATGAAAGGGAACCTGTATGGAAATGACATGATTTCAACTTTATCAG GGTATAATGAAAATCAGGGGAAGACTATGGGAAGCCATATTAAACAAGTCTCATTAATGGGAAATCAAGACTTTGTCCTCCCTTCACAACTTGAGTATAGTCAACCAATT gcTCACATTCCATATGGCTATGCTGAGCCATACTTCGGTGGCTTACTGGCTGCTGCAGCATACGGGCCACATGCTGTG GTTGTGGGGTTGGCTCCCGCCCGAGTGCCTTTGCCTCTTGATCTTACAGAGGATGAGCCGCCCATTTATGTCAATGCAAAACAATACCGTGCAATTTTAAGGAGGAGAAAGTTTCGAGCCAAGCTTGAAGCTCAGAACAAATTTCTCAAAGTTCGAAAG CCGTATCTTCACGAATCTAGGCACCTTCATGCACTGAAGAGAGCTAGAGGATCTGGCGGACGCTTTCTGAACTCAAAGGATGTCCAAGAATCAAATCATGCCACTACAGGACATGATCTTCATTCTTCCAGCTCTGCTCGAAGTCATATGAATAAAGAAATGATGGAATCCGAAGCTCAACAACTGGAGAACTACAAAGATGGTTCTTCTACCACCTCTTGCTCTGAAGTCACTAGTGCCTCTAACAGTGACGACATCTTTCAGCAGCAGGAGTTTCGGTTCTCTGGCTACCCTATGCATGGTCACGATGTTGATTCACGCAGGGGTGTGAACCAACATCACAACTCTACCTGTCGGTAA
- the LOC115707034 gene encoding nuclear transcription factor Y subunit A-3 isoform X10: MSDFKVYAVFGSWLPMSVHPKYKSESQVFVGCSSWEDGSTESHAQQSSVSKSLSLNMGVSTQQFNNTKQLIFQFQDQDSSSTQSTGQSYSEGASMKGNLYGNDMISTLSGYNENQGKTMGSHIKQVSLMGNQDFVLPSQLEYSQPIAHIPYGYAEPYFGGLLAAAAYGPHAVVHNSQVVGLAPARVPLPLDLTEDEPPIYVNAKQYRAILRRRKFRAKLEAQNKFLKVRKPYLHESRHLHALKRARGSGGRFLNSKDVQESNHATTGHDLHSSSSARSHMNKEMMESEAQQLENYKDGSSTTSCSEVTSASNSDDIFQQQEFRFSGYPMHGHDVDSRRGVNQHHNSTCR; the protein is encoded by the exons ATGTCTGATTTTAAAG TTTATGCTGTGTTCGGTTCCTGGTTGCCAATGAGTGTTCATCCTAAATATAAG TCAGAATCACAAGTATTTGTTGGTTGTTCATCGTGGGAGGACGGTTCAACTGAGTCACATGCCCAACAGTCATCTGTATCCAAAAGTCTGAGCTTGAATATGGGAGTTTCAACACAACAATTTAACAACACCAAGCAATTGATTTTCCAATTTCAAGATCAAGATTCATCTTCAACTCAATCTACAGGTCAATCTTACTCTGAAGGAGCTAGTATGAAAGGGAACCTGTATGGAAATGACATGATTTCAACTTTATCAG GGTATAATGAAAATCAGGGGAAGACTATGGGAAGCCATATTAAACAAGTCTCATTAATGGGAAATCAAGACTTTGTCCTCCCTTCACAACTTGAGTATAGTCAACCAATT gcTCACATTCCATATGGCTATGCTGAGCCATACTTCGGTGGCTTACTGGCTGCTGCAGCATACGGGCCACATGCTGTG GTTCACAATTCCCAGGTTGTGGGGTTGGCTCCCGCCCGAGTGCCTTTGCCTCTTGATCTTACAGAGGATGAGCCGCCCATTTATGTCAATGCAAAACAATACCGTGCAATTTTAAGGAGGAGAAAGTTTCGAGCCAAGCTTGAAGCTCAGAACAAATTTCTCAAAGTTCGAAAG CCGTATCTTCACGAATCTAGGCACCTTCATGCACTGAAGAGAGCTAGAGGATCTGGCGGACGCTTTCTGAACTCAAAGGATGTCCAAGAATCAAATCATGCCACTACAGGACATGATCTTCATTCTTCCAGCTCTGCTCGAAGTCATATGAATAAAGAAATGATGGAATCCGAAGCTCAACAACTGGAGAACTACAAAGATGGTTCTTCTACCACCTCTTGCTCTGAAGTCACTAGTGCCTCTAACAGTGACGACATCTTTCAGCAGCAGGAGTTTCGGTTCTCTGGCTACCCTATGCATGGTCACGATGTTGATTCACGCAGGGGTGTGAACCAACATCACAACTCTACCTGTCGGTAA